The region CCCTGGGTCTTGGGGTGCTTAAGGCATCACTTCTGACATGATACCAAGTGCCATCAGCCACACTCCCAggtgggcagggagaaggcaCTATCTATGCAACCACAAGCAGCTTGCTTAAAATTTTTTTGCAAGAGCAAAATTGCATGGAAGCAAGAACGAAAGGTCCGCAACTGCCGCACCGGGGATGGGAAGGCAGCAAAGATTTCCTGCCAgtcccagaaaataaaaattggttgTCTTATACTGCCTGTGAAATGACGAGCCTGCTGAAAGGCACCCGGtggcttttctgcagctttctaCTAGTGGATAGGGATGCAGAGCAAGACTTACAAGTGTTGTGCATGAGGAGACCTCCTTGGAAGCTTGCAAACAACTTGGCTATGCAAGGATAAGCCCTGTCTGACGGAAAACATCCCCACCAACTTCAGCATAGCACACTGCAGTTCCTCCAAAGAGCAATGTCCAGCATCTCTACATGGGAATAAATCCCCACCACATGAAGACAAATGCAGGGCAGGAGTCGGGCTTCTCCTCAGACCCAAATTCAGCACAGGGAATACCATTAGCCAACAGATTGCTTTGCGATGGAGGAGCAAGAGGAGCCCACCATGAGCAACCTTGTGGTGGCATGCTCTGGGCGGGCCAGCACAAGGTCCAAGCAATGGACGCCCTGCTCTGCAGGACATTAAGGACTGCTTGAGCCCACCAGCAGCCCTCTGGCCTCTGCACACACCAGTGACAAGCAGTATCTTTTGGGAGAAGAAAGGCAGCACGCAGATACTTGCAGCCAGAACAAATGATAGAaaacaacagggggaaaaaaacccacaaacaacaacATCTTCTGCATGATGTTTAGAAGTggcctgcagaagaaaaagctgagttTCCACAGCTCTCTGCTGACATGCCCAGTGGCATTCCCAGAAGACCCATGTTTTTCCcaacagcagcatctgctggaAAGGATGATAAACACGAGGCTCTACAAAAACACCATATTGAAAATCCAGAGAGAGAAAGGCTGTGTCTCATCCCAGGTCTAACCCCAGCTCCCAAAGACGAGGCAGTGCAGCCCCTGCATTGCCCGGTACTGGTGGCCCAGCTGCAACAAGGTCTTCTTGCATCTGTGCCCAGGCTTTTTTAGCAAGAGCACCTGCACATTGCCTCCTCTTGATGGGCAGAGTGGGGGCTGGGAAGAGGTAGGTTTCTCTTTCCGAAGTGATGACTAGTTTCTGACCAACATTCCCCGACTTACCTCCACACACCGCTGCTAGGGCtagattagaaaaataataattaaatgcaGATTACTTATTAACCAGTCATCATGAGCGGGCTTTTCCACGCTTGGCTGCTGGTGCACGGCTCTGCCACTGCGACTTTGTGTACTCAACACTGAAGTCAGATAAGCCTGCCTACGACTTCTCCCTTCACAGTCCCTTTGAGACGAGACAACCAACTTTCAAGATGAAATGGCCAGATCAGAGCTTAATCCAACCATTTTTTCTTGCCAGTGGACACCAGAAAGCTGGTTTGTTACAAACCACCATTTGTtacaaataaaatcagatttaaacaCAATAAAATACACGACTGCTCCATTGTCATCCCCCGAAACATCtattttttgtttacttatttttaaaccCGGCTCAGTCTAATTTCTCTGTAAACTGAGGAGGATTTGACAGCAGTGAGGGGTTTAGAAGGAGCATCGTCTTCCACTAGGAAGGGAGCTCATCCTTTATCGACAGGCTCAGGCTCATAAAGAATAGGAAACAGAGCCAAGGCTGAGGATTAGCTTCcattcaaacaagaaaaataaagcctgcTCTGGGACCCTACACTTCAGGCAACCCTTGGGGAGTGGGATGTTTTCCTGCAGTTTACAGCCCTCCCTTGAATTATCTGCTCCCTGAGTATCCAAGAGACCCTTATCATTCCTTCTGTCTCCCCGCTGAGGTCTGGCATGGATTTTTCCACAACCTACAGACTGTCTGGGACCCCTGGAGACAAAGGGAATAGATAAAAGAAGCGCTTAGAGGTTTGCAAAGCGGTAAGACACATGGCATGAAGCCCTTGGAAGCATCCACCGAGAGGAGCACAGATTTCATCCCATCGCTCACTGAGGGTAATGATTAAAGGAGCAAACCCTCCTTTGGGAGAAACACAGGGCCACTAAATGCCGACCTTGGCTACCACGGTGGGTAATTTCCCTTCCTGGATGGCCccagaaagaagagagacaaCTGCGTACGATGGGTAGAAGAACCCCTCAACAGAAGCAGCATCAGTGGCACAACCTGGTGCCTGCATTTTACTGAAAGCCAAAGCTAAAACATTGCCCCACGGGCCACAAAGTTGTACCCAGGCCTTGGACactcactggaaaatatttccatgaGTAATGAAGGGTTCTGTACTCTTCATAACCCTTTACACCTTATACTCAACCCTCAGATTTCCCCCTTTCTTATTAAAGGGAGTTTGGAAAACGAAATACTTCATTTGGCTCCAGCCTGCTTTACCCAGTCTGTCTACTGGTAATTTCATTTTGCACGCTCCTGTCTGCGCCCAGTGAAGCTCTCGCTATTCCTTAATTCAATTGGCATTTTAAACCCCCACGATTGGCTGTAACTCGGTTATCCTGCTTCTGCGGGAGAGACTGTTCAGAGGCAAGAGCTCCAGATCTCTTTCCAGACATTTTgtcctgtactttttttttttttggctcgcTTCCAACGAAATGCTAGAAGTTATCATGATTCCTCCTAAGAGACTTCCCTAACAGCATCCTAGAAGCACTTGAAGGCTGCACTCCCCCAAATGCCTTTTAGGACAGAAGCAAGCCATGTGTTTCAATTTGCAGACGCGATCCACAGTTGGACATAAAGCATCCCAGCTCGGAGGTGGCCTTGGTTTAGCTGCCACTCAAAGAGAGACAGAGCAGATAACCTGATATAGAGAAATATGAGGTTGTTTCATGAAGACAAAGGTGTGGCATCACTCTCCACAGCAGCCGTAACCCCTGCCTGCAGCATGCTTTGACACATCTAGTGACGCAAAAATACGTGACCTGAGAGGTGGCTTGCCTACCCCACTCTGAATAGAAAAAGCTTTTGTGTTTATTGccctttttccagttttccattaGTATTGATCTCAATTATGCAAGTTTTGACACTGGGGTTGAGGAGACCAGCAGCTCTCAGGTAACTCCTCGAAGTGTGCATCATCGAAGGCTGAAACGTGAATACCCAGCAGCAGGGACCAGTCGAGTGCTATGAAAACACGGGACCAAAACCACCTTGATCTTGAGGGCCTTCAGGTTATATACCTTCCAAAGCAAGCCTGGTGGCTGCCCTCACACAACATGTACCTATGGATTACACCCAGCGTGTCCCTCCTTTATGGCCATGATCCTATTAAACCAGGAGCCCACCAACGTGTACAATTGTAGGGCTGAACTTCCACCTGGCTGTGCCGAGCAGCCTGCAGAAGACCTTAAAGATGGATTTCGTTTTCTAGACCGAATTAGGAAACTTCCACCTCCCATTCACTCTAGTCACTCTGCATGGCAAGGAATTAAGACCTCCTTGTCAGACCTCAGACTCACCGTCATCAACTCCTTCTGGAAAGATTTCCTCTCCTTGTTCTCGGTGTTGTTGCAgtcttccttcagcttctccaaGACGGAAGCCACTCGTTCCGGCTCACTGTCCAACTCCGCTCGGCAGAAAAACGTGAGTGGCAAGTTCAAGTACCCCAGCGCATCAGCGAAGGACCGCCAGCTGCTGAGGTTCTCCATGAGCAGAGTCCTCACAGAGGCATAGATGTAGGTCAGGAACTTGCAGGGCCTCAGGATCTGCTCGAGCAACAGGCTGGTGGTGAGATCTGGCCCAGAGAAATAGCTGGGCTTGACCTTCCCAACCACCAGCACATTTTTGGTGTGcacaaggcctatttttccctggTAGTAGCCAATATACCACTCCTTGGTCCACAGCTGCCCTTTCAACCTGATCTTCTCCTCACTGAGGAGGGCTATGACATCTCCTTTCTTGTACTCCAGCAAATAGTGGTTCTTGCTTTGCCGCACCACTGTCTTCAGCAGCTTGCCGTACTTCAAACTCAACACTGGCCGGTCCTGAAAAACTGGATACTTGGCGGTGGCAGCCAGAGGTGAAAGGATGATCTTTCCGACCTCGTTCTTCTTGAGGAACCGCCTCTGCCCTGTCGGTTTGATGGCACTTTTTGGAGGCGGCTGCGGCGTCTGGACGCAGAATTGGGTCAAAATGGCATCCTTATCATCCTTGACCTGTATCCTTAGTGTGAAGTCTGAGAGCTCATTGGGATCATGGGACGCAATGGGGAAGATAAGGCGACTGACCTTGCCCAACTTCATCTGGAAGCCCCGCACAATTTTGGCTTGCTCACTAGCTTTCACCTCGTAATTGGTCATGTTGGAGAACATGCAGAGTTTGAGGTCCTGAGGCCGGGACAGAGCAAACTGATGCTTACCCCAGAGCTGGAGGGCaacaggagctgggctgtgggacTGTCTTGTGACCTCGTTCACCAGGAGAGTCTTGGGTGCGCATTCATGCCCAAACATGGCCACAACAGTTTTAAAGGAAGGGTGAATGTGTTTTGGGCCATAGACGCCAACCGTGATCTTCTTGCTGATGTAATCCCAAACGGTGTAAGGGTAGAGGATGTTCTGCCCCTGGGCTACAGCCGCGATGTACATGCAAGGCTCCAGGTTCTCCAGCTGCACCTGGATTGTGTCCCCATACGAATAGTTCAGCTGCATCGGTGTGTACGGCCCCTCTTTCATGTCACTCCGCAGGCATTGCAGTCCTACCAAACTCTTGCTCATAATATCATTCTTGACCTCTGCTGACACCTTCATCTCCAGAATGATGAAGGTTTTCACCTCCATATTGCtgagtttgatctgcaggactgGGCTGATGGTGCTACACTTGTCACTGTTCAGTTCCAGCGGTGGATCCAGCATCGCTTTCATGGAGATCTGCTGCGTTTCCCCAGGGGACACGTGGCCCTCTGGCACATGGATACTGATGTTGGTGTCTGGAAGCTGAACGGCTCCACCAGAGCTATCCAGCTTGCAGACGATGTTGGTCTCCACTGGTTGCGTCTGACCCCAGCCAGGATTTTGACCAAGCAAATCCAAATCATGGCAAGACCGAGCCAGCTTCCTGTGGTTCAGCCATGCCGTCCTAAAATCTTCGCGGCTCTGGAACTGCTCAGGGGTGGGAGATTTCAAACCGCTGAAGAAACCCGAGGATGCTGGAGCGTCAGACTTGGCTTGAAGAACGGACAATTCAGACAAACTGTAGGAGCGTTTACTTCTGAAGAAGGGATTGTCCCTTTTCACAGGCTGTTCCAGATCCAGCCTGTTTGTGGATGGAAACTCATCAAAAATGTTACCCAGGCTGCTATTAGTGGCCGAACTGGAAACAACTGAAGTAGGAGCCCCCGTGTCAAAGAGCAGCAAGTCAACAGCAACGCTAGAGTTGGACTCCTTGTCCAAGCTGGGCACTGTTTGCAAATTCCCATTCAGAAATGGGTTCGTCTGGACTCCGTTCAAGAATGGGTTGTTATTGTAGGTTTTCATAGAGTTTCTTTTCACATCAGTCCATTCCCCAAGCAGGTCTAACTCCTTGACCCCCTCGTCGGGGCTCTCAAGTAGATTGTCTATCATCCCACTGTCTGTTAAGGAAGAGTTACGGTAATTTACAGGCTGGACGTAGGAGGAAGGGATGTAACCCATTTCTGTGGTGTTGTGAGCGTACCACCACTCGCCTCCTGACGTGTCTAAGACATAAAGGTGGTCCCCCTTGGAGAACTTCAAAGTGGTGAAATTAGTTGGACAGTAGTCTTTGATTGCTATTACTTCCTTCGCATTTCCAAAGGACGTGGGATTGTCAACCAGCAAGGCACTAGGAGAAGGCACtgcaaagccaagaaaaaaacagCACTGTAAGCAACCCACAAGAGAGTCACAACTCACTTCAGGTGAGCAATCCGCGCTACTTTAAGTGGTGAAGTAAAGCAGTTTTACAACCTCTGAAACCcataggtatttttttcccccctacatttttaaacaaaacttctcCCTCCGATACTTCTGAGACATTCACGCTCCTCTTCCCCAAAGGGTTAATGATCTAAAGGGATGGGCATCAacacagctgggaagagcagcGGGAACTGAGAGAGAAGAAGCAGCAACTTGTTGTCCTCCCAATGAAGTCAAGTTCCTTAGCAACAAGGCCTCCCCCTCCACGTAGGGCCCCATGCAGCTGCTCCTGTAGGAGACACCAGCATCCCACAGCCTCGCTGAACTCCCTGATGAACAATGCACCAGAAGATGCAGTGGAGAGAAGTTTTGAGGGAGTGGGAGTCACTGCTTATCAGCTCTTCTTTTCACCTGGCAGGTCGGGATCTAAGCTCCTACAGGCACATACTAGAATCACAGGCACCCCCTTAAATGTTCgcatttaaaatatcaaagtTAATTAGGGAGGGTTCTCAATGACTGCTATATGAGAAGAGGTTACACAGCCATTATCCTACCAATTTGGTCAGCAGTATCTCAAGGTCTTTGGCCACCAGCTCTTTAGCTCTCAAACAAATAGTTatctgtgctgctggtggtgaaTGCCTCTTCTGCAAAGAGATTACGTGATAACCCAGTAATGTTCACAGGTTAAAGGTGCTCTTGCTCTGCTGTAAACCCTCTCCTGCACACACGAAACATCTTACGCTTCAGTGCAAGAAATAACCAAGGGTACATCATGCTCCTATTTTTTCATGTCACATCAGCAGCTCACCTCTCTTACACAGCACCCATATTTCAAAGGTCCTCAACAAAAATTAACCCAATTTCTAAAGAAGGCTGTGTAGTTTGGACCCCTAGAAAGAAGCCCAGAAGCCAGCCCTGCAGTGCTGTCCTGGTCCTAGCAGCATCTCCCATCTCCCTTTCAGCAGCGCCAGCTGAAAGCCATTTTGCCAGGGGATCCCAATGACAAGCAAAACAGCTGGGTCAAGCCTACAGATGCTCATGCTGTCACCATATTTATAGCTTTTGTTCTCACTTTTAGGACCTACTTCTGTAAAAAGCAGTAGCAACAAGCTGCAGATGATGTCACATCAACGTTCAAATGTCTGTTATCTTGCTAGACAGACCTATGAAAACGAGGAGAGATGGATTTTCACCCATACGGAGCTGCAAGAGAACTGGGACAGCACCTGCTTCAATAGGTTTGAGAGATCcctggagggaaaaggaggatttAAGAAACACAGGAAGCCCCTAAAATTCTGGAGATGAAGGGACAAGCAGATCAGACCGCACATCCCTGCGGTCACTAGCTGCAGGCTGGCAGTGCTTCTCGGACACGTGAAGTACGAGGCAAGGGAAGACAAGTCTTTAAATATATGCTAGGGATCAAATATTAAGTAGAGAATTGTTTGCACACATCCTTAACAACTCATCGTTAATCCACTTCCTCTGCCAGCATGTAGGGAAAGTCATGAGGACATTTATTCAGTggaaaactatatatatatatatatatatataaaaaaatatatatataaatactcTGCACTGAACAACTATTTTGCCACCCTGGTAGGAAGGCACCGTTAACCCAGGAGCTGTATGTGGGACATGGCATTTTCAGTCTCCCCGTCCCCGCAGATCAGCTGGGCGAGTGGctgtgcccgtgtcccccccacagcCGCGCAtgcagccagcacagcagcaggtTAACAGCGATGTGCCAAAACCAGCAAACCGCTTGGAGAATATGAGTAATTcctattttcacattaaaaaacaatCTAATTTGCAGCAAGAGTGTTTGATATTTGGGTCACTTCTTGCTACACCTACAAAAGCAATTGCTTTTATGCGTGTTTATTTTTAACAGCCCTTGGCACATGCTAACTTCCACCTGGAGTTATTCCTTGGGAACCATTTCTACTGCAGGAACGGTAATTTCCCTCTCACCTGAATGCAGGTTTCTGCCAGGTAAGGtaaataaagctgaagaaaacaacgataaaaagaagaaaaaggattatTCGAGCAACCTGCAAGCTCCCAgctctggggaagggaaaaacaaactCTTGCAACCACCTTGTTGCTGTCACCTCTCTTGGTGTCAGGTCCATGCACCTGTGGACATGCTCACCAGtgcttgctgctcttccccatcAGCTGCTGTCTGCTAATTAGTAACCAACCCCCGCCCCGGACCTCAGGAGCAAGAGAATGCACCTCAGTCGAGGAGGGGCATGGCCCCCACCCGTCCCACCGCACCTTTGACATCGCAGAGGCTGGTCTCAGTGAAGCCCTCGCCGAGGTCGATGAGCGTCCCCTCTGACTTGCAGCGTGGCAGGCCGCCTGAGTTGGCTGCCCGAATCCTCTGCGCCGCCATCTCTGGCCTGCCGACCCCTCCGGTCCCTGGGGGCACTAGGTGGCCATGGTCTCTCCGTGAACAAAGAGGCTACAGGGACTCCGGTGTCACCTTAGGGAACCAGCCTGGGGGAGAGAAAGGAACCCAAGCACGTTAGCAAAGGCTCTAGGTCCCACCACGCCACCCACACGCTGACAACACTCTCCCCAGGTGCACGCCGACCTTGCAGTGCCGATATGGGAGACCATCCTCATGTTCTCCTTAGAGCATCAGCAAAGATAACCTGGGTGCTCCTAAAAAGCACAGCACTGCCTACAAATCGCCAAGGGCTTCAGGCAGCAAGGACAGCCTCATCTTGCACAGTGCTACTTGCTGGCCACCACCCTGTACAAAGCATCCCTCTTGCCTTTAAGAGTTATTTGGGGACACATGGCTCCCAGGCTCATAAATTTGCCCTTCTCCCCACTTCATAAGGGCTTTCAGGGCATTTGCGCGTTGCTGTAATACATATTAGTAAAACCAGCAAGCACTCGGATCCTGTGGGAGCACAGGGTGGTGGCTAGTGAGCGCGGAAGGCCCACGGGACCAGGCTTTTTGCATGTTCAACTGAGTCATCCCTGTCCTCCACTACAGCACCAGCATCTCCCAGGATGGGGATGGGTTTTCCCACTTGCTCTCAGCATCCCTCCCCACGCCTGGCAGGGACTGGGCAGAGAAAAGTCTCCTTTTGGAACAAATGGTGCGGCTTCACTCAAGCTGCTGCATGGTGTCAGTACAGGGATGATGACGGGGGGGAAGacaggttttcaaaagcaaaaataaaaataaaggggtttttcctccttttttttccagaaacactgGCAAAAACACTTCCAGAAACCCTGTGGAAGAGCAGCTGCATCAGCATGCCAGAGCCAGAAGAAAATTAACCCATTTCCCATTGCCCACGGAACATGCTGGCACTTCGACCACGAGTGCAGTGGCTGATGCAAGTGCTGGCCAGACCTCCTGTGGTGTCACCCGTGTCCCCTGGAGCTTGGAGGGTGGGCAGAAAGGCCAGGAGCATGTGGATGACGAGGCAAGCCTGGCATCTCTGCAAGCTGCAGGCAAGACAGAACCTGAGCCACACTTTGCTCCTCATGGTTTGCACTAGGAACAGGTAAGCGGCCTGATCTACCCGGCGTCATCCCAGTAAATCCCGCCATCCAGCATCCCTACAGACATCCCTACATTCTGCTCCTCTAAACCTGCCACAAAAAGACTCCAGCCTGgctgcaaataaaaaatacagctctGTGCAATTAAAAGTTATATCCAAATCCTCTGCTTAAGTTCAGCAGCGCAAAGGGCTTTTTATTCACACCTACCactgtttttcccttctcctcttttttccATTCTCCCCCTCCcgtgcaatattttttttttccctctgcttgaAAATCAGATCAAGCAGAAAATAACCCCGAACCCAAATTCCTTAGGTGGGAATATGGAACTGATGGAAACATGAAAACAAGCACCGCTTGCTTTGGCTGCAGCTGGCTGTTATTAAACCCGCGTGTCTCTCTGCCGGCAAGGAGGAGCAGAAAGCCCTGAAGGATTCAGTGCCCTTTTCTGGAATGCAATAAGAGGAAATTTGCAGGGGAGAGCCTGAGCAGGAGATATTCCAGCCTGCTTGAAATGCTTCCCAAGCCATCCCCTGGGCCGGTATGCCAGGAATGCAGTTAGCTGGAAGGGATGCACCGGGCTCCAGCCAGAAAATGGAAGGGAGAACTTGCGTGCAAACACTTTTCCCTTGGAGAAAAGCGTTGTTTCAGAGTTCCTGCTGGGAGCACTCCGGGGGGAAAAGGGCTCGGCAGGCATTAATACAGAGAAACCAGGCTTCAAGTCAAGACTGCACTTATCAGGACCCAGCCAGGTGAGACAGGGGACTTGGAGCTGCCATCAGCATCAAGAAAAAGCAATAAGCAGTcagtgggaagagaggaaagacGCTCTTGTTAGCTAGCACGGTTCACCATCTATCCAGATCACCCCTTTGCAAAGCACCACCACAGCCGGCAAGATGTTGTTTATCATTAATGCGAGGCACCGTTTGGGATGGCACATTTTCCAGCTGGCACACTTTCTTCtacaaatggtagaggagccaatgaggagaggagccatgctggaccttgtccttaccaacaaggagatgctggtggggaatgtcaagctcaagggtagccttggctgcagggatcatgaaatggtagagttcaagatgTTTAGGGAAGCGAGGAGGGtccgcagcaagctcactaccctgcacttcaggagagcagactttggcctcttgagggacctgcttggcagggtaacatgggaaaaagcactggaggggagagtggcccaaggaagctggttggtattcaaggatcacctcctccaagctcaggagtggtgcatcccaagaaagaagtcaggcaaaaaagccaggaggcctgcatggatgaacaaggagctcctggacaagctcaaaaacAAAAAGGTGGCCTACAGAGGAtgaaagcaaggacaggtagactgggaggaatacagagaaactgtccaagcagccaggaaccagattaggcaagcccagacagaattaaatctggccagggatatcaaggacaacaagaaaaattTCTAAGTATGTCAGAGGTAAtgggaagactagggaaaacgtgggccctctctggaaggaaatgggagacctggtcacccaggatacgtagaaggctgaagtactgaatgactttttcgcctcagtcttcaccagcaagagTTCCAATCACACCACCcaagctgcagaaggcaaaaacaggggctataagaatgaagaactgcccactgtaggagatgatcaggttcgagaccatctgaggaacctgaaggtacataagtccatgggacctgatgaaatccatccacaggtcctgagggagctggcggatgaagttgctaagccactttccattatatttgaaaagctgtggcagtctggtgaagttcccactgactggaaaaggggaaacatatcCCCCATTTtcgaaaagggaaaaaaggatgacccagggaactacaggtcagtcagttctcacctctgtgccttgcaatatcatggagcagattctcctggaaactctgctatggcacatagaaaataaggaggtgactagTGATAGCCAACGtggtttcaccaagggcaagtcatgcctgacaaatttggtggccttctatgacagggttacagcgtTGATGGAAAAGGGGAGCAACTGACGCCATCTatctggacttatgcaaagcatttcacACTGTCACGCGTGCCActctggtctctaaattggaaaggcatggacttgatggatggaccactcagtggataaagaactggctggatggccgcacttaaagggttgtggtcaatggctcaatgtccaagtggaaaccagtgacaagtggcgttcctcagggatcagtactgggaccagcgctgtttaacatctttgtcagtgacacagacagtgggattgggcgcatcctcagcaagtttgccaacaacaccaagctgtgtggagtggttgacaggctggagggaagggatgccatccagagggacctggacaggcttgagtggtaggcccatgcaaacctcataaagttcaataaggccaagtgcaaggtcctgcacctgggtcatggcaatcccaggcacaaatacaggttgggcagagaatggattgagagcagccttgaggagaaggactcgggggtgctggtggatgagaagctgaacatgagccagcaacgtgcactcgcagcccagaaggccaaccacatcctgggctgcactaaaagaagcgtggccagcaggtcaaggtcagcgattctccccctctgctccactctggtgagactccaactggagtactgtgtccagctttggagtcctcagcacaagaaggacatggagctgttggaacaggcccagaggaggccacaaagatgatgagagggctggagcacctctgctgcgaggacagactgagagatttggggttgttcagcctggagaaaggaaggctccagggagaccttatagccccttccagtacctaaagggggcctactggAGAGATGGGGACGGACTCTTGACCAGGGAGTGGAGAGATacgacgaggggtaacagttttaaactgaaagcgaAGAGATTTaagattagatatcaggcagaaattctttactgcaacggtggtgaggcactggaacaggatgcccagggaagctgtggctgccccatccctggaggtgttcaaggccaggctggatggggctttgagcagcctggtctagtgggaggtgtccctgcccagggcagggggttggaactaggtgatctttaaggtcccttccaacctgaaccattccatgattctatgcaAGACCCTGAACACGTACTGCTTCCCCCTAAAGAGACGCTGCAGACACTGGGTAGTCTCATGTagggattttcttcctccctagcTGGAGGGTTCAAGCCCTCCATGGCTACGCAGGCACAAAACCCAGCACAATGTGTGCAGCATTGCTGTCGCAGAAATAGCTCAAGTGGCAAAGTTTTCACAAATTTTAGTGACGCTTGCACACAAccctgttaaaaaacaaaaacactttcGACAGCCAAAAGGTTACCCCTGCTTGGTGAGTATCACGCAAAGCAAGAAACAAACCAGGGACACATAGGTGATTTTTCCCATGAAGCAAAGCACGAgccacaaatatatttttaaagagctaCCTGGTAGTCCAGTGTCAAATAATTTTTTGTATCAATCATTACAGCTGTGTACTAACAACTCTGACATATCGACGCGCCTCACAGTGCCTGGCATTTGCATGGATGCTCCCCTGTCCTGCATTTATTTAACTATATGGAAAGC is a window of Larus michahellis chromosome 7, bLarMic1.1, whole genome shotgun sequence DNA encoding:
- the SH3BP4 gene encoding SH3 domain-binding protein 4, with amino-acid sequence MAAQRIRAANSGGLPRCKSEGTLIDLGEGFTETSLCDVKVPSPSALLVDNPTSFGNAKEVIAIKDYCPTNFTTLKFSKGDHLYVLDTSGGEWWYAHNTTEMGYIPSSYVQPVNYRNSSLTDSGMIDNLLESPDEGVKELDLLGEWTDVKRNSMKTYNNNPFLNGVQTNPFLNGNLQTVPSLDKESNSSVAVDLLLFDTGAPTSVVSSSATNSSLGNIFDEFPSTNRLDLEQPVKRDNPFFRSKRSYSLSELSVLQAKSDAPASSGFFSGLKSPTPEQFQSREDFRTAWLNHRKLARSCHDLDLLGQNPGWGQTQPVETNIVCKLDSSGGAVQLPDTNISIHVPEGHVSPGETQQISMKAMLDPPLELNSDKCSTISPVLQIKLSNMEVKTFIILEMKVSAEVKNDIMSKSLVGLQCLRSDMKEGPYTPMQLNYSYGDTIQVQLENLEPCMYIAAVAQGQNILYPYTVWDYISKKITVGVYGPKHIHPSFKTVVAMFGHECAPKTLLVNEVTRQSHSPAPVALQLWGKHQFALSRPQDLKLCMFSNMTNYEVKASEQAKIVRGFQMKLGKVSRLIFPIASHDPNELSDFTLRIQVKDDKDAILTQFCVQTPQPPPKSAIKPTGQRRFLKKNEVGKIILSPLAATAKYPVFQDRPVLSLKYGKLLKTVVRQSKNHYLLEYKKGDVIALLSEEKIRLKGQLWTKEWYIGYYQGKIGLVHTKNVLVVGKVKPSYFSGPDLTTSLLLEQILRPCKFLTYIYASVRTLLMENLSSWRSFADALGYLNLPLTFFCRAELDSEPERVASVLEKLKEDCNNTENKERKSFQKELMTALLKMDCQGLVVRLIQDFVLLTTAVEVAQRWRELAEKLAKVSKQQMDSYEAPHRDKTGVVDSEAMWKPAYDFLLTWSSQMGDSYRDVIQELHTGLDKMKNPITKRWKHLTGTLILVNSLDMLRAAAFSPQDHEDFAI